One window from the genome of Streptomyces sp. NBC_00708 encodes:
- a CDS encoding McrC family protein, producing the protein MTLREHAPARSVPLDTAAGRALAASGVLESATPDPERPGHWLLRAGSRVGAVRVPLPTAPTPGGAPALRTREALTLRIMPKTPVRRLFFLLGFSLDPARAWRQGRDGTVDVGVHEEVVPALAYAVERQIDHALRQGVLQGYQRVAESALVLRGRVREAEQIRRHFGRTPPVEIAYDAYTSDIPENRILRAACEALLRLPDVPGDVRRRLHHQRVRLADAAPLVRGRGLPGWTPSRLNARYRPALQLSEAVLRGTSPEHRPGELPLHGFLFDMNVLFEDFITGALREALREHGLIGRLQDPHHLDTAHSIRMRPDLVVHQPDGRTPVAVVDAKYKAEKAGAYPSADLYQMLAYCTVLGLGEGHLVYAAGQHGERIHEVRGSRRPGDRSGVRLHQHVVDLDREPSELLAWFGDLSARLVAGHSPQ; encoded by the coding sequence ATCACGCTGCGGGAGCATGCCCCGGCCCGCTCCGTCCCGCTCGACACCGCCGCCGGTCGCGCGCTGGCCGCCTCCGGCGTGCTGGAGTCAGCCACCCCTGACCCCGAACGTCCCGGCCACTGGCTTCTGCGGGCAGGAAGCCGCGTCGGAGCCGTCCGCGTGCCGCTGCCCACCGCCCCCACCCCGGGCGGCGCCCCGGCCCTCCGGACACGCGAGGCGCTCACCCTGCGTATCATGCCGAAAACCCCTGTCCGCCGCCTGTTCTTCCTCCTCGGCTTCAGCCTCGATCCCGCCCGGGCCTGGCGGCAGGGGCGCGACGGCACCGTCGATGTCGGCGTCCACGAGGAGGTCGTGCCCGCACTCGCGTACGCCGTGGAACGGCAGATCGACCATGCCTTGCGCCAGGGGGTTCTCCAGGGCTACCAGCGGGTCGCGGAGTCGGCGCTCGTCCTGCGCGGGCGGGTGCGCGAGGCAGAGCAGATCCGGCGGCACTTCGGCCGGACCCCGCCGGTCGAGATCGCCTACGACGCGTACACCTCGGACATCCCCGAGAACCGGATCCTGCGGGCGGCCTGCGAGGCGCTGCTACGGCTTCCCGATGTTCCCGGTGACGTGCGACGGCGCCTGCACCACCAACGGGTACGGCTCGCCGACGCCGCGCCGCTCGTCCGAGGGCGGGGCCTGCCCGGGTGGACACCGTCCCGGCTCAATGCCCGCTACCGGCCGGCGCTGCAGCTGTCCGAGGCAGTGCTCCGCGGCACGTCACCCGAGCACCGGCCCGGCGAACTCCCCCTGCATGGCTTCCTCTTCGACATGAACGTCCTCTTCGAGGACTTCATCACCGGAGCCCTGCGGGAGGCCCTGCGTGAACACGGGCTCATCGGCCGGTTGCAGGACCCGCATCACCTCGACACTGCCCACAGCATCCGGATGCGCCCGGACCTGGTCGTCCACCAGCCGGACGGACGTACTCCGGTCGCGGTCGTCGACGCCAAGTACAAGGCCGAGAAAGCCGGGGCGTACCCCAGCGCGGACCTCTACCAGATGCTCGCCTACTGCACCGTGCTCGGTCTGGGCGAAGGGCATCTCGTCTACGCCGCCGGACAGCACGGGGAGCGGATCCACGAGGTCCGCGGCAGCCGTAGGCCGGGCGACCGCAGCGGGGTGCGACTGCACCAGCACGTCGTGGACCTGGACCGTGAGCCGTCCGAACTGCTGGCCTGGTTCGGGGACCTGTCCGCCCGTCTGGTGGCCGGCCACTCTCCGCAGTGA
- a CDS encoding glycosyl hydrolase family 18 protein, which translates to MFEHLTLRRRTATALLAVLGLLLTLLSLQAVPAHAAGKLTATFTSADNGPWWKGTYVLHNDTDTAVTGWSLEFDLPAGVAISSSYNGTVTTQGSHLTAVNAHYNGTVAAHSTTEPYSFWFVATGPIKEPAGCRINGDKCDGSADAPPGAPGGLKQTDVTARTASLSWTAATAGDFPVASYDILAGGEVLGSATAATSATVTGLTPATTYAFTVRAKDTRGNVSAESAPLTVKTVDPATDTSAPTAPGALRSTATDSSSVTLAWTASTDNQRVAAYDIYRGSALATTVSGTTTTATVGGLSPSTSYTFTVKARDPADNASPASNALTVKTDDIVGAGNYAKVGYFVQWGIYGRQYFVKNLETSGAAAKLDIVNYAFANIDPNNLTCLNGVTKGTTADPQDPEQGTGAGDADADYARPFSASQSVDGVADDGWGKLRGNFNQLKKLKKLHPDLKIVVSLGGWTYSKYFSDVAATDAARKKFVSSCIDMYIKGNLPEYNGAGGPGSAAGIFDGFDIDWEWPGTGTGHPGNHYSPDDRNNLTLLLAEFRKQLDALGGGHRLLTAFTPADPQKIDEGWDLSKVFDSLDVANVQGYDFHGSGSDNSWEPNRTGHQANLYNDAQDPYDFHFSADSAIKAYTDAGVEPRKLTLGIPFYGRGWQGVTDGGVAGEWQPAGGAAPGQFAEEAGTRGYSNLIGAYPAMTVHHDEQSVSTYGYTGSQWWSFDDTWSIGKKTDYVKDKGLLGVMVWEMSGDTTQGTLMGALDNGLK; encoded by the coding sequence ATGTTCGAGCACCTGACACTCAGACGGAGAACGGCGACCGCGCTGCTCGCCGTCCTCGGTCTCCTCCTCACCCTGCTGTCCCTGCAGGCCGTCCCCGCGCACGCGGCGGGCAAGCTCACGGCGACCTTCACCTCCGCCGACAACGGCCCCTGGTGGAAGGGCACCTACGTCCTGCACAACGACACGGACACCGCCGTCACCGGCTGGAGCCTGGAGTTCGACCTGCCCGCCGGGGTCGCCATCAGCTCCTCGTACAACGGCACCGTCACCACCCAGGGCAGCCACCTCACGGCGGTCAACGCCCACTACAACGGCACGGTCGCCGCGCACAGCACCACCGAGCCGTACAGCTTCTGGTTCGTCGCCACCGGCCCGATCAAGGAGCCGGCCGGCTGCCGGATCAACGGCGACAAGTGCGACGGCTCCGCAGACGCGCCCCCGGGTGCGCCCGGCGGGCTGAAGCAGACCGATGTCACCGCCCGTACCGCGTCGCTGTCCTGGACGGCCGCCACCGCGGGCGACTTCCCCGTGGCCTCGTACGACATCCTCGCGGGCGGCGAGGTCCTCGGCTCCGCCACCGCGGCCACCTCCGCGACGGTCACCGGACTGACCCCGGCGACCACCTACGCCTTCACCGTCCGGGCCAAGGACACCCGGGGCAACGTCTCCGCCGAGAGCGCCCCGCTGACCGTGAAGACCGTCGACCCGGCCACCGACACCTCCGCCCCCACGGCCCCCGGCGCCCTGCGCTCCACCGCCACCGACTCCTCGTCCGTGACGCTCGCCTGGACCGCGTCGACGGACAACCAGCGCGTCGCCGCCTACGACATCTACCGGGGCTCCGCCCTCGCCACCACGGTCTCGGGCACCACGACCACCGCGACCGTCGGCGGCCTCTCGCCCTCCACCTCGTACACCTTCACCGTGAAGGCCCGGGACCCCGCGGACAACGCCTCGCCCGCGAGCAACGCCCTCACCGTGAAGACCGACGACATCGTCGGCGCCGGCAACTACGCGAAGGTCGGCTACTTCGTCCAGTGGGGCATCTACGGCCGCCAGTACTTCGTCAAGAACCTGGAGACCTCCGGCGCCGCCGCCAAGCTCGACATCGTCAACTACGCCTTCGCCAACATCGACCCCAACAACCTCACCTGCCTCAACGGCGTCACCAAGGGCACGACCGCCGACCCGCAGGACCCCGAGCAGGGCACCGGAGCGGGTGACGCGGACGCCGACTACGCCCGTCCGTTCAGCGCCTCGCAGTCCGTGGACGGTGTCGCGGACGACGGCTGGGGCAAGCTGCGGGGCAACTTCAACCAGCTCAAGAAGCTGAAGAAGCTGCACCCCGACCTGAAGATCGTGGTCTCGCTCGGCGGCTGGACCTACTCCAAGTACTTCTCCGACGTCGCCGCCACCGACGCCGCCCGCAAGAAGTTCGTCTCCTCCTGCATCGACATGTACATCAAGGGCAACCTGCCCGAGTACAACGGCGCGGGCGGGCCGGGCAGCGCGGCCGGCATCTTCGACGGCTTCGACATCGACTGGGAGTGGCCGGGCACCGGCACCGGACACCCCGGCAACCACTACTCGCCCGACGACAGGAACAACCTCACCCTGCTGCTCGCCGAGTTCCGCAAGCAGCTCGACGCGCTGGGCGGCGGCCACCGCCTCCTCACCGCCTTCACCCCCGCCGACCCCCAGAAGATCGACGAGGGCTGGGACCTGTCCAAGGTCTTCGACTCGCTCGACGTCGCCAACGTCCAGGGTTACGACTTCCACGGCTCCGGCAGCGACAACTCCTGGGAGCCGAACCGCACCGGCCACCAGGCCAACCTCTACAACGACGCCCAGGACCCGTACGACTTCCACTTCAGCGCGGACAGCGCCATCAAGGCGTACACCGACGCGGGCGTCGAGCCGCGCAAGCTGACCCTCGGCATCCCCTTCTACGGGCGGGGCTGGCAGGGCGTCACCGACGGCGGCGTCGCGGGCGAGTGGCAGCCGGCCGGCGGAGCGGCCCCCGGCCAGTTCGCGGAGGAGGCCGGCACCCGCGGCTACTCCAACCTCATCGGCGCCTATCCGGCGATGACGGTCCATCACGACGAACAGTCCGTCTCGACGTACGGCTACACCGGCAGCCAGTGGTGGTCCTTCGACGACACCTGGTCGATCGGAAAGAAGACCGACTACGTGAAGGACAAGGGCCTGCTCGGCGTCATGGTCTGGGAGATGTCGGGAGACACCACCCAGGGCACGCTGATGGGCGCCCTGGACAACGGACTGAAGTAG
- a CDS encoding sucrase ferredoxin, whose protein sequence is MRTERFFCADAARARGDALPGTAPYGLVWVLVEYHAPWPANGYDGLALDPGAKALLFEAARAVRARILLIRRHGRRAGDAGPRRWAVLRYDATGAHRQQWGTWERDEDLARIADVLGAPGEPGETGLPPVVLVCTHGRHDTCCALRGRPVAGALSERWPDLVWECTHVGGDRFAANVLVAPDGVYYGGLDAASSVAVVEQHLAGRVDAEHLRGYTDLFPAQQAALAAVLARYGPAARHAYTVTGTTRAGPHWLIRLTGPAPSTTAYDVEVTAHRTPPRQLTCNGPATSAAMLHEVTSIRVG, encoded by the coding sequence GTGAGGACGGAACGCTTCTTCTGCGCCGACGCGGCACGGGCCCGCGGTGACGCGCTCCCGGGCACGGCGCCGTACGGCCTCGTCTGGGTGCTCGTCGAGTACCACGCGCCGTGGCCGGCCAACGGCTACGACGGTCTCGCGCTCGACCCCGGCGCCAAGGCCCTCCTCTTCGAGGCGGCCCGCGCGGTCCGCGCCCGCATCCTCCTGATCAGACGCCACGGCCGCCGCGCGGGGGACGCCGGCCCCCGGCGCTGGGCCGTACTGCGGTACGACGCCACCGGCGCCCACCGCCAGCAGTGGGGCACCTGGGAGCGCGACGAGGACCTGGCCAGGATCGCCGACGTACTCGGGGCGCCCGGGGAGCCGGGGGAGACGGGCCTCCCGCCGGTCGTCCTCGTCTGTACCCACGGCCGGCACGACACCTGCTGCGCCCTGCGCGGGCGTCCGGTGGCCGGCGCGCTGAGCGAGCGGTGGCCGGACCTGGTGTGGGAGTGCACGCATGTGGGCGGCGACCGCTTCGCCGCCAATGTGCTGGTCGCGCCCGACGGCGTCTACTACGGCGGCCTGGATGCCGCTTCGTCCGTCGCCGTCGTCGAACAGCACCTCGCGGGGCGCGTCGACGCCGAGCACCTGCGCGGTTACACCGACCTCTTCCCGGCCCAGCAGGCGGCCCTCGCCGCCGTACTCGCCCGCTACGGCCCGGCCGCCCGCCACGCCTACACGGTCACCGGCACCACCCGCGCGGGCCCCCACTGGCTGATCCGCCTCACCGGCCCCGCCCCGAGCACGACGGCGTACGACGTGGAGGTCACCGCCCACCGCACCCCACCCCGCCAACTCACCTGCAACGGCCCGGCGACGAGCGCGGCCATGCTCCACGAGGTGACGTCGATCCGAGTCGGCTGA
- a CDS encoding cupin domain-containing protein, with amino-acid sequence MSTSPAGIQDLRAAKAAPGVLESRLTPGTSRETFAHDIWARTALLTRRAGDFSDLFSSGAVDELVSRRGLRTPFLRVAKDGATLPEASFTSPAGVGATIADQADDTALWREFADGATLVLQALHRTWAPVGDFTAALAAELGHPVQANAYVTPPQNRGFDAHYDVHDVFVLQIEGTKRWIVHPPVHPDPLRDQPWTDRRRTVTEAARGEPYLDTVLAPGDVLYLPRGWLHAAEAQGEVSVHLTLGVHAWTRYALAEQLMRAALADLREDPWMRGSLPLGVTGPDEEAAPVRERLRAALAAADPAPHFHRTRRAQARPAPLGPLAQLAAVDGLGPGTPVRLRDALEARLEGRRLVTRVGWLDFPDADLPALDRLLAGQVRTAGDLGLACAGRLLRAGVLVPAAQ; translated from the coding sequence TTGAGCACGTCCCCGGCCGGCATCCAGGACCTCCGGGCCGCGAAGGCGGCCCCCGGGGTCCTGGAGTCACGTCTGACGCCCGGCACGAGCCGGGAGACGTTCGCCCATGACATCTGGGCCCGCACGGCCCTGCTCACCCGCCGGGCCGGCGACTTCTCCGACCTCTTCTCGTCCGGCGCCGTCGACGAACTCGTCTCGCGGCGCGGACTGCGTACGCCGTTTCTGAGGGTCGCGAAGGACGGTGCGACGCTGCCCGAGGCCTCGTTCACCTCGCCGGCCGGGGTGGGCGCCACCATCGCCGACCAGGCCGACGACACCGCGCTGTGGCGGGAGTTCGCCGACGGCGCCACCCTCGTCCTGCAGGCGCTGCACCGCACCTGGGCCCCTGTGGGCGACTTCACCGCCGCGCTCGCCGCCGAACTGGGCCACCCGGTGCAGGCCAACGCCTACGTCACCCCGCCGCAGAACCGGGGCTTCGACGCCCACTACGACGTCCACGACGTCTTCGTGCTCCAGATCGAGGGCACCAAGCGCTGGATCGTCCACCCGCCCGTGCACCCCGACCCCCTGCGCGACCAGCCCTGGACCGACCGCCGCCGGACTGTCACCGAGGCCGCCCGGGGCGAGCCGTATCTCGACACCGTGCTGGCACCGGGCGACGTCCTCTACCTGCCGCGCGGCTGGCTCCACGCCGCCGAGGCGCAGGGCGAGGTCTCGGTCCACCTGACGCTCGGCGTGCACGCCTGGACCCGGTACGCCCTGGCCGAACAGCTCATGCGCGCCGCACTGGCGGACCTGCGCGAGGACCCCTGGATGCGCGGCTCCCTCCCACTCGGCGTGACCGGCCCCGACGAGGAGGCCGCCCCGGTCCGCGAACGCCTGCGCGCGGCCCTCGCCGCGGCCGACCCCGCGCCGCACTTCCACCGCACCCGGCGCGCCCAGGCCCGCCCCGCACCGCTCGGCCCGCTGGCCCAGCTCGCCGCCGTGGACGGGCTCGGCCCCGGCACCCCGGTCCGGCTGCGGGACGCGCTGGAGGCCCGCCTCGAAGGCCGCCGCCTGGTCACCCGGGTGGGCTGGCTCGACTTCCCGGACGCGGACCTGCCGGCCCTGGACCGCCTGCTCGCCGGCCAGGTGCGCACCGCCGGTGACCTCGGCCTCGCCTGCGCGGGGAGGCTGCTGCGCGCGGGCGTCCTCGTCCCGGCGGCGCAGTGA
- a CDS encoding BatC protein, giving the protein MTSPDQDPNQQEGPADGGAAGTPGVHDGGADGGAEGPADGGAAGTPGVHDGGADGGAEGPADGGAAGTPGVHDGGADGGAEGPADGGAAGTPGVHDGGADGGAEGPADGGAAGTPGVHDGGADGGADRS; this is encoded by the coding sequence ATGACCAGTCCCGACCAGGACCCGAACCAGCAGGAAGGCCCCGCGGACGGTGGTGCGGCCGGTACGCCGGGCGTCCACGACGGAGGCGCGGACGGCGGGGCGGAAGGTCCCGCGGACGGCGGTGCCGCGGGCACGCCGGGTGTCCATGACGGCGGTGCGGACGGCGGGGCGGAAGGCCCTGCGGACGGCGGCGCTGCGGGTACGCCCGGCGTGCACGACGGAGGCGCGGACGGCGGGGCGGAAGGCCCTGCGGACGGTGGTGCCGCGGGTACGCCCGGCGTCCACGACGGCGGTGCGGACGGTGGCGCCGAGGGTCCGGCGGACGGCGGCGCGGCAGGCACCCCCGGTGTGCACGACGGTGGTGCCGACGGCGGCGCGGACCGTTCTTGA
- a CDS encoding DUF4357 domain-containing protein, producing MKHPDYPEFRLRLPGDGPTAHGCLCTESGNNGSLRFLVRQGSSVSATEWPGLSDHTRRQRAALRADGSLANAPDGGSRYWVAARDIECNSASAAASLVIGYGVSGPEAWRDASGHPLSDYLTPSWRAPRKSWLVRGSNVSGRDLVHRMWLSEGLVSLSGAHLPPLDEPDPTKSGLRRYVEDGYEGTASYSQKRGLVDDLHAFLTQMRVGDTVATLSEGQLHLGQIAGEAQQTDSPGGLTNLRRAVSWQSQAHPYDELPEDLQQKLSVQHDVVDLTSVADALTALGAPAPVTDEEVPPARTKELELAPVTDALASELLVHDRSWLDEIRELLWDERQLVFYGPPGTGKTYLAMKLAEHFGGGAEQVKLVQFHPSYAYEDFFEGFRPVEDPETREVAFRLNAGPLRELADLASRDGNKHIPHFLIIDEINRANLAKVFGELYFLLEYRKKTVRLTYSGDDFALPPNLFVIGTMNTADRSIALVDAAMRRRFAFVELSPRSEPTRGLLARWLEREGRDDEPARLLDALNGRLNDPDFAIGPSYLMKPGAHRPGGLDRTWRTKILPLLSEYHFGEGIDIEHCYGLDALREAQG from the coding sequence ATGAAACACCCGGACTACCCCGAGTTCCGTCTCCGGCTTCCTGGTGACGGTCCCACCGCGCACGGATGTCTGTGCACCGAATCCGGGAACAACGGTTCTCTCAGGTTCCTGGTACGTCAAGGGTCGTCCGTCAGCGCCACCGAGTGGCCCGGCCTGAGCGACCACACGCGCCGGCAGCGGGCCGCGCTCCGTGCGGACGGTTCCCTCGCCAACGCCCCCGACGGGGGAAGCCGGTACTGGGTGGCGGCGCGGGACATCGAGTGCAACTCCGCCTCCGCCGCGGCCTCGCTCGTCATCGGCTACGGCGTGAGCGGGCCGGAGGCATGGCGGGACGCCTCCGGGCATCCGCTCTCGGACTACCTCACTCCGAGCTGGCGTGCGCCGCGCAAGTCCTGGCTGGTGCGCGGTTCCAACGTGTCCGGCAGGGATCTCGTGCACCGGATGTGGCTGAGCGAAGGACTCGTCTCACTGTCCGGCGCCCATCTGCCGCCACTGGACGAGCCGGACCCGACGAAGAGCGGCCTGCGCCGCTACGTCGAGGACGGCTACGAAGGCACCGCCTCCTACAGTCAGAAGCGCGGCCTCGTCGACGACCTGCACGCCTTCCTGACGCAGATGCGCGTCGGGGACACCGTCGCCACCTTGTCCGAGGGGCAGCTGCATCTCGGGCAGATCGCCGGCGAGGCCCAGCAGACCGACTCCCCCGGCGGGCTGACCAACCTGCGCCGCGCCGTCTCGTGGCAGTCCCAGGCACATCCGTACGACGAACTGCCCGAAGACCTTCAGCAGAAGCTCTCCGTGCAGCACGACGTCGTGGATCTCACGTCGGTCGCGGATGCCCTGACCGCGCTCGGCGCCCCCGCCCCCGTCACGGACGAGGAAGTACCCCCGGCGCGGACGAAGGAACTGGAACTCGCCCCCGTCACGGACGCTCTCGCCTCTGAACTCCTGGTCCACGACCGGTCCTGGCTCGACGAGATCCGGGAACTACTCTGGGATGAACGCCAGTTGGTGTTCTACGGGCCGCCCGGAACCGGCAAGACCTACCTGGCGATGAAACTCGCCGAGCACTTCGGAGGTGGCGCCGAACAGGTCAAGCTGGTGCAGTTCCACCCGTCGTACGCCTACGAGGACTTCTTCGAGGGATTCCGGCCCGTCGAGGATCCGGAGACCCGCGAGGTCGCGTTCCGGCTGAACGCCGGCCCGCTACGCGAGCTCGCCGACCTCGCGTCGCGCGACGGCAACAAGCACATCCCGCACTTTCTGATCATTGATGAGATCAACCGCGCCAATCTGGCCAAGGTGTTCGGGGAGCTGTACTTCCTGCTGGAGTACCGCAAAAAGACCGTCCGCCTCACCTATTCCGGGGACGACTTCGCCCTGCCGCCGAACCTGTTCGTGATCGGCACCATGAACACCGCCGACCGTTCCATCGCTCTCGTCGATGCCGCGATGCGCCGCCGGTTCGCCTTCGTGGAGCTTTCCCCCCGCTCCGAGCCGACGCGGGGCCTGCTGGCTCGTTGGCTGGAGCGCGAGGGCAGGGACGACGAGCCCGCCCGCCTCCTCGACGCGCTGAACGGCCGACTGAACGACCCGGACTTCGCCATCGGCCCCTCGTACCTGATGAAGCCCGGGGCCCATCGACCCGGCGGCCTCGACCGTACGTGGCGGACGAAGATCCTTCCGCTGCTGAGCGAGTACCACTTCGGCGAGGGTATCGACATCGAGCACTGCTACGGGCTCGACGCTCTGCGGGAAGCGCAAGGGTGA
- a CDS encoding ankyrin repeat domain-containing protein, translating into MSPRDAVRFLGSQDAASWRQVRRYAVPRTMIEASAARRAAGDWQGACAAAGFDVRIDLAKVAARYGTPVAEAVLDDLRDLVPDLLRWHLPRILAGRSTLATDRTVLLAGYDSGARGPDAGTAYLQLRTVPMVDGPQRVLLRFGPQRSLAVSGGTDDWRTLGHLWRASRAGELRERSGGADRLPFLDAGGSPLPADRLPDRDPGAGDPVARAEWLHLVYREGRVADALAGAGIEWDPTPPEMPSYYRTAPEAIVSALNLDLARLEAEVRRFAAPGTAQRFQIGQDWRARALLDFTRPGLGGRMRIRIVDREAAGSAPFLPEAVWRRLPDLELLAEGVVTPSQLHPLVGGALFPGHEGPFGPPGVTPPAPVRVRCRGDWHEVRFQDGILASPHTPQERQRENALRAFGGAVTGCFAVEHACRTGTGRLPKALAAQRRDLFLRAQHGDTAGVVALLDAGVDPHLRDGGRHTLLHVLPLLDHTVLLPRLLKAGLDLEARDHRQRTPLSVAVSGRGPADLVQALLDAGARTDVTDQTELSLEQMIRKYRRTDLRFLAERVLADHPDIGAEWWDEWDDDEDENDDEEGEDA; encoded by the coding sequence ATGAGCCCCCGGGACGCCGTACGGTTCCTCGGCTCGCAGGACGCGGCGAGCTGGCGCCAGGTCCGCCGCTACGCGGTGCCGCGCACCATGATCGAGGCCTCGGCCGCGCGCCGGGCGGCCGGTGACTGGCAGGGGGCCTGCGCGGCGGCCGGCTTCGATGTGCGCATCGACCTCGCGAAGGTCGCCGCCCGCTACGGCACCCCGGTGGCCGAGGCCGTTCTGGACGACCTCCGCGACCTGGTGCCGGACCTGCTGCGCTGGCATCTGCCGCGGATACTCGCCGGACGCTCGACGCTGGCCACCGACCGGACCGTGCTCCTCGCGGGCTACGACTCCGGGGCGCGGGGCCCGGACGCCGGCACCGCGTACCTTCAGCTGCGGACCGTACCCATGGTCGACGGCCCCCAGCGGGTCCTGCTCCGGTTCGGCCCGCAGCGGAGCCTGGCCGTGTCCGGCGGCACCGACGACTGGCGGACCCTCGGGCACCTGTGGCGCGCGAGCCGGGCCGGCGAGCTGCGCGAACGGTCCGGCGGCGCGGACCGGTTGCCGTTCCTCGACGCCGGCGGCTCACCTCTCCCGGCGGACCGCCTGCCGGACCGGGACCCGGGCGCCGGGGACCCGGTGGCCCGTGCCGAGTGGCTGCACCTGGTGTACCGGGAGGGCCGGGTCGCCGACGCGCTGGCGGGGGCGGGGATCGAGTGGGATCCGACGCCTCCGGAGATGCCCTCGTACTACCGGACCGCCCCCGAGGCGATCGTGTCCGCCCTGAACCTGGACCTGGCCCGGCTGGAGGCGGAGGTCCGCCGGTTCGCCGCGCCCGGCACGGCACAGCGGTTCCAGATCGGCCAGGACTGGCGGGCGCGTGCCCTGCTCGACTTCACCCGCCCGGGACTCGGCGGCCGGATGCGGATCAGGATCGTCGACCGCGAGGCGGCCGGGAGCGCGCCCTTCCTGCCCGAGGCGGTCTGGCGCAGGCTGCCCGACCTGGAGCTGCTGGCCGAGGGCGTCGTGACCCCGTCCCAGCTGCACCCGCTGGTGGGCGGGGCGCTCTTCCCCGGCCACGAGGGCCCGTTCGGCCCGCCGGGAGTCACGCCGCCCGCGCCGGTGCGGGTGCGCTGCCGGGGCGACTGGCACGAAGTGCGCTTCCAGGACGGGATACTCGCCTCGCCGCACACCCCGCAGGAGCGGCAGCGCGAGAACGCCCTGCGCGCGTTCGGCGGCGCGGTCACCGGCTGCTTCGCCGTGGAGCACGCCTGCCGCACCGGCACCGGCCGCCTCCCCAAGGCGCTCGCCGCCCAGCGCCGCGACCTCTTTCTGCGCGCCCAGCACGGGGACACGGCAGGCGTCGTGGCGCTCCTGGACGCGGGCGTCGATCCGCACCTGCGGGACGGCGGCCGTCACACGCTGCTCCATGTCCTGCCGCTGCTCGACCACACCGTGCTGCTGCCCCGGCTGCTGAAGGCCGGGCTGGACCTGGAGGCCCGGGACCACCGGCAGCGCACCCCGCTCAGCGTCGCGGTCTCGGGCCGGGGCCCGGCGGACCTCGTGCAGGCGCTGCTCGACGCGGGCGCCCGCACCGACGTGACCGACCAGACGGAACTGTCGCTGGAGCAGATGATCCGCAAGTACCGGCGGACCGATCTGAGGTTCCTCGCGGAACGGGTGCTCGCGGACCACCCGGACATCGGCGCGGAGTGGTGGGACGAGTGGGACGACGACGAGGACGAGAACGACGACGAGGAAGGTGAGGACGCGTGA
- a CDS encoding gala protein — protein MSQPMPVRCPAIEHPDLPLADPELLGPLLDRLAAQGPVGADETFPLGALRADGRVDLCKQGLGAAGAVRVMPAVARSAHATHVLLGTNSLGDEGAAAVAAAVGGGHGLHTLYLGCNRIGADGAAALAAALADDATVRALWLKRNPLGDAGVRALVPMLRRNTALRTLDLVNTGVTADGLTALLDVLTGRTRPVERLFLGGNGLGADDAPLLARLILDAGVRELYLPSNHLGDEGAAVLAAAADPARPVRLGLGGNGIGPAGARALAGALDGIEALDLGRPPSERSLGAPPNVTGDLGAGALAEALAGSPLRRLELSHTGLTGRGAKTLLAAVEPGSRLEYVGLGPGLPRRVKRSFATLLRPDGGAHADLRAVRSLYR, from the coding sequence ATGTCGCAGCCGATGCCGGTGCGCTGTCCGGCCATTGAACATCCGGACCTGCCCCTCGCCGACCCGGAACTGCTCGGCCCCCTGCTCGACCGGCTGGCGGCGCAGGGGCCCGTCGGGGCCGACGAGACGTTCCCGCTGGGCGCGCTGCGGGCCGACGGCCGGGTCGACCTGTGCAAGCAGGGCCTCGGCGCCGCCGGGGCGGTCCGGGTGATGCCCGCCGTCGCCCGGTCCGCGCACGCCACCCACGTCCTGCTCGGCACCAACTCCCTCGGGGACGAGGGCGCGGCGGCCGTCGCGGCGGCGGTCGGCGGCGGCCACGGGCTGCACACGCTCTACCTCGGCTGCAACCGCATCGGCGCCGACGGGGCCGCCGCGCTCGCCGCCGCCCTGGCCGACGACGCCACCGTCCGGGCCCTCTGGCTCAAGCGCAACCCTCTCGGGGACGCCGGCGTCCGCGCCCTGGTCCCGATGCTGCGCCGCAACACCGCCCTGCGCACCCTCGACCTGGTCAACACCGGCGTCACGGCCGACGGTCTGACGGCCCTGCTGGACGTCCTGACCGGCCGGACGCGCCCCGTCGAGCGGCTGTTCCTCGGGGGCAACGGGCTCGGCGCCGACGACGCGCCGCTGCTGGCCCGGCTGATCCTGGACGCGGGGGTGCGGGAGCTGTACCTGCCGTCCAACCACCTCGGCGACGAGGGCGCCGCCGTGCTCGCGGCTGCCGCCGACCCCGCCCGGCCCGTCCGTCTCGGTCTCGGCGGCAACGGGATCGGGCCCGCCGGAGCCCGCGCCCTCGCCGGCGCGCTCGACGGGATCGAGGCGCTGGACCTGGGCCGGCCGCCCTCGGAACGCAGCCTCGGCGCCCCGCCGAACGTCACCGGCGACCTCGGCGCGGGCGCGCTGGCCGAGGCGCTGGCCGGCAGTCCGCTGCGCCGCCTGGAGCTCAGCCACACCGGGCTGACCGGCCGGGGGGCCAAGACCCTGCTCGCCGCGGTCGAGCCCGGTTCCCGGCTGGAGTACGTGGGGCTCGGCCCGGGACTGCCGCGCCGGGTGAAGCGTTCCTTCGCGACGCTGCTGCGCCCGGACGGCGGCGCCCACGCCGATCTGCGGGCGGTCAGGAGTCTGTACCGATGA